DNA sequence from the Callospermophilus lateralis isolate mCalLat2 chromosome 2, mCalLat2.hap1, whole genome shotgun sequence genome:
CCGCTGGGGAGGCGCGCGCCTGCGGCCGCGAGCCCGCGCGCCGAGACAGATGCGCATGCGCCGTGCGGCGCGTGGCCGGCGTGCTCCGGAGGCGCGCCCCGCTCCGCTCCGCCCCGCCCCGCGCTCGCAGGCGCCCTCGCAAGCACGCGCGCTGGCGGGCGTCGTCCCGTGGCCATGGCGTCCGAGCGGCTACCCAGCCGGCCCGCCTGCCTCCTCGTGGCCAGCGGCGCCGCGGAAGGTGCGTGGCACGGGCGCGTCACTCGGGACCGGGACCCTCCGGACCTCACGCGGGCCTGGGGTGTCTGCAGCGGGCTGCGGCGGGGAAGGTGGCGCCGGCCCTCGCGTGCCCCTGGTCCGGGCTCGGCCTCGCGCTCGCGCAGGACGTGCTGCGCACAGAGGCTGCTGGGCTGGGCAGAACCGCAGGGATCCGCACAGCAGGGGTTCCGCTGCCGCGCACTGGGTCCCCGGCAGGCACCCAAGTGCCCCGCGGGGGAGGGCCGAGCGCGCGAATCCTTCGTGGGTCCTCTAGGAAGTGACCAGCCCAAGGTCACGTTACGGGGGCTAGGGGACCGTCACGGAGGTGGGGGGATGGAGCCTGCTGAGCTCCGGAGCCCAAGTGAGGCGCCCCCGAAGGAGGCTGGAGGAGCCCAGAAGGTGTGGGTCGAGAATCTCCAGAGGCTCTGGTCTGAGCGCCAGGCCTGCTGTGGTCCAGGAAAGGAGTTGAGGACGTGGGCCTGGACGTCTCTGGAAAGTCCAGCGGGCTCGGTGGGCCGTGGACGGGACGGGTCGGTAGGGAGTGAGAGTAGGAAGAACTGCGTGGGCAGAAGCTGGGAGTGGTTTGAGGAGGTTGGCCGTCTTTGCTACGTGGACATTTTGCAGTCAATGTGTGTTAACTAACAAGAGTGcataaggaagaaaatgaggttcAGGGACTGGGTCCCGGGATTGAAGGAATGTACAAGTCACAGCACTGTAGCCGGGCTGGGATAAGGTctttaatcccagcgactcaggagcctgaggcaggaggattgcaagttcgctgTCTGCCTGGGCAAGGTAGCCAGCAGGCCGTGTCTCATATAAAAAGTAAAGAAGGCTGGGAGTGTAGGTCGGTGGTAAAAACACCCCTAGCACCAAAGGAAAAGAGGGAGGCAGGAAAAGGGAAGAGAAGAAGGCAGCCCAGCCTTGTTCCTTTTGGAAAGGTCCTTTGGTAGGCAGAAGTGGGCTGGGAACAGCTTGGTGGAAGTGGCAGAAGCCCAGAGCTCAGTGGAGGAAGGGACCCTGGGCCTGGAGTTTCCTTCCTCAGGCCAGGATACCCAACGCTGTCCCTTTGCCTCTTGCTACAGCCACACCTCCATGGGAGCAAGCTTTGCTCACTGTCTCTCTTTCCTAGCCAGGGTGCCTTGGACCCTGGTGGTtctgcagggaaagagttgagtaAAAGGGAACCCACACTTGGGTTTTCCCTTGGAAAGGCCTGTAGTGGCTGTGTGAGAGAAGAGGAGGGTGTGGGCAGTTGAAGTGGGCTATTTCCTGCCCCCAATTTAGTTGGGGCCTGCGGGTCGAGGTTGAGGTGGCCAGCTTCAGGGAGAGCAGGCCCCAGGGCAATGCTGAGCTGCTGGTCAGCTGGCAGGTCTCTGGTCAGGGCTGGCAGAGCACAGACCTGGCCGTACGCCTCTGATCGCATCGTCTGAGCTTCAGCTTCCTGGACTTGAAGGGCTGCTGTCCTGTCAAAGGGCTGTAAGAGGTGGGCCTtggagtgggagagaaggggtacTCCTAAGGGCGGTTCCAGGACCAGGAGAGGAATACCTGGGCAGcctcctggggtgggggtgggggtgggggtaccTAGCAGAACTGTTCTCCTGCAGGAGTGTCAGCTCAGTCCTTCCTCCACTGCTTCACGCTGGCCAGTGCTGCCTTCAACCTGCAGGTGGCCACTCCTGGGGTAAGTTCAGCCATCCGTCTCCAGTGGATACATGAGGTCCCTGCCTCTCTTGGGGTGAGGCCACAAAGTGCCATGGCTTCTTAGGAGTGGTGAGCCCTCTGCAGTTAGTATGACCCAGAGGGTGCTGGCTTGGGGTGAGGGGTCTGCAACAAAATCTGGTGGCTTCCTCCAAGCCCCGGTGCCCATTTCCTGGGCTCTGATGCCACAGAGGTGAGGGAGAATTTTTCCTTGTGGTCTGTTTCTACACATCTTCAAGTGAGAGAGGTTTGGTCCTGGTGCGGGGACTTGAGAGAGGAGGGTCGGTCTTTGTGAAGGGACGTGTCTTCTCTAGGAGGAATTCCCTGCCCACTAGTGGTGGGCCCAGGGAGAGTAGGATGTGGTGGGCTACAGTAGAGACCTCCAGGTGCATCAGCTCAGGTGTGGGACTGCCCTGGCTACCACACTGAGTCTGGTTCTGTGGGCTTTCCTCAGTTGTTTTTCTTGCGCCTGACCCATCTGTGTGCTGCTGGTGGGACAGGGTCATCCATGGGTGACCCCTGCCCAGGGCAGCCAGTGAAGCTGACTGCATTATCAGGTGCCTCTGTACCCTGAGGGTCTACAGTGGGTCAGTGCTCTAGACTCCCTATGAGCCATCAGTGGATGATCCCCTGCCCCATGCTGACCTTCAGCCTTTGGGCTCTGTTCCTACAGGGGAAGGCTATAGACTTCGTGGATGTGACTGAGAGCAATGCACGCTGGGTGCAGGACTTCCGCCTCAAGGCCTACGCCAGCCCTGCCAAGCTCGAGTCCATTGACGGTGGGCCGAGACCACTCCCTGCTGGGCTGACAGGTTCCCCCTGCCCCTGGGTGGTGTGCTTAAGGGTTGGGGGTTCAGGTGGTTTGGGGTCTCAGTGCATTTCCCTGCTTTGCCCCTGAATCCACCCTGTGGCTTACCCTGAAGTGCTGTGACTGTCCAGGGGAGTTTCCAGTCCACATCAGGGCTCCAGGATTCCCGAGCTCCTCGGGGGAAGGGGTAGTATGTGGAGAAGAAAAAGTCAAGCTTGGCACTTGGGAGTCTGCATGGGGCTCCAGCCTGTAGTCTGTGTAGGGGAGCTACCAGTGATGCCATCTGGCCTGTGTGGCAGAGAGGAGCCGTGGGTCCTTGTGGAGAGTCTTCCCTGGCCACACCCTTGTGACTGATACATGGCCTCGTGGCCAGTGTCTCCCCACAGGTGCCCGGTACCACGCCCTCCTGATCCCCAGCTGTCCTGGGGCCCTGGCTGACCTGGCTAGCAGTGGGTCTCTGGCCCGAATCCTGCAGCATTTCCACTCTGAGAGCAGTAGGTGACAAGAAACTGGAGGGTGGGTGGGCAGATGCTGGGTGGGATGTGGTCATTTCTCCAGCCAGTTGGCAGGTGTGGAAAGCCAGGCAATTGTGACAGGCCAGTGGGTGTGTACTCTGCTCTTCACACTGAAGGAGTGATCCCCCAAACGCTATGCTCTTTGGTCCCTTCCCTGTGGGCTCCCAAGGGGGTTGGTGGGGATGGGGGCATTATGAAGGGCATGTCAGTGGCTGGAGCAGGACATCCCTTAGGGACCGGCATGTAGACAGCTCAGGGTTGCACCCAGTTCCTGGACCTGAACAGGCTGTGGTTTTTTCTACCTTGGTACCACACCAGTGCCAGGAGCCCTTGGGCAGGGGCACCACCTGGGAGTATCTTCCCCACCTCACAGGGCTTCCTCTGCAGGCAGGGCCATCTGCACTCAGTTAATGGGCCTGGAACTCCCTGGGGACCTTGCCTGTGCATGTACCTCAGCCCCCGAGCCTGAGGCCAAACCCAGTCCTGAAGTATGCTCTGGGCAGTGGCCAGGTGGCCAGTGCATAGGGGAGCTCCTGGGAGGGGATGGAAGCCCAGGCCAGCATCCAGGGCCTTGGGCGGCCTTACTGTTTACAGAGCCCATCTGTGCCATCGGCCATGGTGTTGCTGCCCTGTGCTGTGCCACCAGTGAGGACAGGTCCTGGGTGTTCCACGGCTACAGCCTTACAGGGGTGAGTGCCTCAGGGACAGCCAGTATCCTCAGTCAGACTCCTGTGGGCGCTATGACTGCTGTCCCTGTGTCTTTTCTGAACTGAGCACATGGAAATAAGGGTGGGGGTAGACTGGGACCTTTGGGGGTCAGACCCTCATGTGTGTGCATTATGGGAGTCCAGGAAGGGGTCACCCCCAGGCTGCCAGCTCATCATTGTGTCAGGAAAGTCAGGCCTTCTAGATGTAGTGG
Encoded proteins:
- the Gatd1 gene encoding glutamine amidotransferase-like class 1 domain-containing protein 1 isoform X1; this encodes MASERLPSRPACLLVASGAAEGVSAQSFLHCFTLASAAFNLQVATPGGKAIDFVDVTESNARWVQDFRLKAYASPAKLESIDGARYHALLIPSCPGALADLASSGSLARILQHFHSESKPICAIGHGVAALCCATSEDRSWVFHGYSLTGPSVYELVRAPGFARLPLVVEDFVKDSGAGFSASEPDAVHVVLDRHLVTGQNANSTVPAVQNLLFLCSSRK
- the Gatd1 gene encoding glutamine amidotransferase-like class 1 domain-containing protein 1 isoform X2, yielding MASERLPSRPACLLVASGAAEGVSAQSFLHCFTLASAAFNLQVATPGGKAIDFVDVTESNARWVQDFRLKAYASPAKLESIDGARYHALLIPSCPGALADLASSGSLARILQHFHSESKPICAIGHGVAALCCATSEDRSWVFHGYSLTGPSVYELVRAPGFARLPLVVEDFVKDSGAGFSASEPDAVHVVLDRHLVTGQNANSTVPAVQNLLFLCSSR